The Medicago truncatula cultivar Jemalong A17 chromosome 7, MtrunA17r5.0-ANR, whole genome shotgun sequence genome includes the window AAAATATTATTAGATATATAAGTAGAGAAATTTTTACACCAATACAAATcctttataaattaaattacgaaatttcttataaaattctattttaatgtattaaaaaacCTATCTAAAAAATGGACAATGAATTTCATCAATTCAACCAGTGaattaaaactttttatttatttgaaaaattgaaaataaaaaagaaaatattaataatatatgtatgaataaataaaaaaattaaaaagacataataagatataaaaatataaatctaaaaataaataaatttagcaAGATAAAAGAAATACGCACACAAAATaagagaaggaagaaaaggtgctgataaataaaattgaataaaagatgTTATTGAATTAAAGTGGGGaatcaaacataaaattaagactaataaaataacaaaatgagTTTGCTGGGAATCGAAGATGGAGGTAGAGGTTAATGCTCCGCATAAGTTTGTTTAAAGTTCATTTCAACAACTTCTATAATAGCTTCCTTAACAAAACTCTTTCGAAAAAAAGTCActtatattttacaaagaaaaattcaattaaaggAGCTATTACAGAAGTTGTTAAAAAAGTCACTAAAAACATCCCCACAAAatacaatttattaaacaatccttcaaaaTTATAATGTTATTGAATGCcacgtgttttttttaattaaaaagaattttaattgaataccacaaaattgtttttaaattttaaaaaatattgattgaataccacaagacttatttagattaaataaaaatgttaattgaataACTCATTACTTCttcatcatataaaaaaaaaatcttatttgtaacaaaaaaagaatagatCCTTGGGTCGGAGATGATGCCCTCACTTAAGGCAAGATTAATTTTCGCGCACTTCATATTAAtctaagtataaaaaaaaaaatgaattagctATCTCTTTGTACAACCGTAGAGATTAATCTTTTCAACTAAGTAGAACTGCAATAGATTTAGCTCTATTGCATTATCAGGATTGAGTTTGACCTTACAACATCTCGTTAAACTCAAAGATATCTCTTATCATCTCATCTAAGTGTTTTTTAATAATCAGttgtatgtatgtattttaGAAgtgcctaattttttttttgttaaaaaaaaatgcctaAATATATGTGAACCGTTTAttattttgggttaaatatgtttttaatccttatatTTTGCGCCCATTTAAAGAATACTCCCTAcattttattaaatgtttttaaaatcctcacattttatTTCAGTTATCAAAATTAACCTATGTTGTTAATTTTCTAACCGAATGTTGTTAAGTCCGTGCTGTTAATCatcaagcaaaagataaaatatttatcaagtaaaattaatacaaattttgaaaaatataaaatattatagaaacttataaataaaaGGTTTTAAGGGCAATAGTTAAGAAaactgtaaaataaaaaataaaaaaaatattgttttaaaaatataagttttacTTTCGATAAAGTAATTATTACACATTAGATTTATagaaagttttttattttggttgcttATTCATGAAAGTAGTATAGTCCTGATCAGCGAAAACAGAAAACCGTCTCGGAAGGTTGTTGACCATCCTTTGAATTGGAATGTTTGGTACCATTTTCAGTGTTTTCCACTTTTTACAGCATCAAACCATTTCGTCACACATCTTGCAAGTACGAGGTAATAATTTCACTTCatcttacatttattttttttttgacaaaacttcatcttatattttattaatctcTTCTGTTTCCTTCAACCTTCTTCGCATATTTTCTAAAGAGATAtctggttttgttttgttttgtttggttccttttttcttcatattctgCTGTTTGCCAAAGTTGAAATCTTCATATGTTTGATTATGTGGTGACTAAAATTGCTTTTAAATTCATCGTTTTGGTTAAAAATGAGTTAAATGTAAAACTAGTCATGTTTGgatatatttatgtaaaaatgaGTTGACCAATACACTTTAGGACGTATTTACATAAACATGGTTTGGGCAAGTGGAGAGAAGACATATAGATTATGTAGTACGAAGACTAAATCAGATTTAGGGTATTCGTATCGTTGGTTGGAAGTAGaggaaagattaaaaaaaagacCTAGAGATCAATGAGTTAGAGATATGATACATGAAATAACATTCTGACgttgtttgatccatgtagccgatcCTATTTAATGGAGTAAGACTTGGTGGTTGTTTCAATTCAACCCATATGAGAGACGCACCACATCTTTACCCGAAACCTTAAGGCATTAGATTTATGAGGCATGTCACTTATAAAGTACTCAACCTTCACTTTTCCAAGCAATGTCAGACTTCTAACTCACCTCACACTTGCCACAACAcggtgaattttttattttattttatgtcagTAGTATTTATTCTAGGATAAAggcttttaattttatattttggggCTAATATTGTTATTTGTGTTCCTTTCTTCTTGAATGGGCTGTAGTTGAGGGATGTTGGGTCACACCGATCGACTAACAGAAGAATTGATATCATCAAATGATCAAATACTGGCAGACCCTGTGTCTGAATTTGGCAACGATGAAGAGGAAACTTGTTCAGAACAGATAGTTTACTCAACTTCCTTTGAAGAGCTTGCAAGCAGTAGTATTAAATATGATACAGTCATATGGCTTTCTATATCATTACTTCTGGTTTTAGCTTGGGGATTTGGTCTTTTAATGTTGCTCTACCTCCCCTTTAGGAGATATGTGCTTCGAAAGGATTTGTCGTCTCGCAGATTATATGTTACACATACTGAAGTAGTTTATGAGGTACATATGAATAGTTCTGTTTGTACATGGTGTTGTATTGCGAGTTTGATTGAGAAGtgattttttaatttccatTCTCCCTTGGTCAAGGTGTCAAGGCCTTCATATATACCTTTTTGGGGCACCATAACAATTGAGAGGCGTTTACCTCTTTCTTTGgtgattgatattattattgaaCAAGGTACTGATGCAAGCCTTACTGGATTATTTTCTTGCATCCTACGCTAACATCCTTTGTTTAAAACCTCACTTTTCAGATTATTGTGCATGGTTCTTATGATGTTTATTATGACTTCTTTTCAGGTTGTTTACAGTCTATATATGGTGTCCATACTTTTCGGGTTGAAAGTATTGCTCATGGAAAGGCTGCTGCAATAGATCAACTACAAGCTCAAGGAATTTCTGACCCTGATCTTTTGAGAAAGGTCTGATCATAACAAAGGGGATGTTTCTTTACATTATACTACCTAAGTGCTAGCAAAGAGGATGGTATCATCATACAAAATATTGCAATTGATTTGCAGGTGATCATAACTGAAGCTTCAAAGATCTCAAGAGATTTAGGGAAAAGTTGGAATCCTATGGCTCCAAGCATAGACGTGGAAAACATGGCTCGTATGCCAGCAATAACTGAGGGACCAGTTGTCTTGAGATCACCATCAAGAAGTCACAAGGTAAATAATAGTCCTCCTCCATGCATCCTAACAAAAAAGCTGCTCCTAGTACAGAAAATGTTACAACTTGTAATTCTAAGAGACATACTATAAATGATCTGGTCTAGAATGTTGTTATTTCTATAATGGTGTGAAGTAACCCTTGCGAAGGAAATTAGGTTCCACTTGTGTACGTTAGAAAGGAATCTCAAACTGGATGAGAAATAACTATATCTCATAATTCAAGGGATTGTAGTCGACCATTCTGTTTTATTATTGTTGCTAACTTTTAGGGGTTCCTAGTTAATTTTAGGAACTTTTTCCGTTTCTTTGTTTAGCCTATATATGTGCTGTTAAATCAGTTGAATAAATGCAGAGAAGAAATAATTTCTCCATAATCTAATCTTAGGGTGCATATGATTTGCACACTAAATGTAAGGGACTGGACAACACAACTCTAGTTGTTccatgtttgattttaaaactGGTCATGAGACTGGACAAATGGGGGACAAAGGACTAGGCAATATGCCGTCAGTTAGAATATATCatagattgattttttttttgaccattAAAAAGTTTAGCAGTTAGTCTAAATCATCATCCCAGAGCTACCTGAGCTCAAGCCGGTGCAAATTGAACCTAAGGCCCTCTATTAACATAGAATCATTTGAGGCCTTGTGATGGTCTTTGTAAGAAGCATGCTCGAGTCGGTACAAATTTAACCTACATTTTGTGCAAAAGTTTAAGTTAGAATTTTGTGGGTTTTCTAGAAGGTAAACATCCAGTTTTGACTCAGTGGATAAAGCAATGCAATTTATGAACTCTAGTGATAGAAGTCCTATTTCCTAGCATTCTcatgtttcttttgttgttgttgtggttgttGATGAGCATTCCTGGCTTCGAGCCTAGaatttcaaagaattttaaaatagttccCTAAAAATCTAACAGGTTGAAGAAGTTACTACTAGGAAAACAAGTTCGACTTGTTGACGCCTAggattagaaatgacaacattagTGAGAGATGGGGTGGCACCTATTGTAGAAAACATGGTAGAAACTCAAgttaggtggtttgggcatgtagaaaGATGACCTGTGGATTCTATAGTAAGAAGAGTAGATTCAGATGGAGCATTGTCAAATCACTATAGACAAAGTAAGacttagaaaaactataagacaaactattaagaaagatctagagattaataagttggatagaaatattttatatgatagaACGTTATGATCTCATTTGATcaatgtagccgaccccacttggTAGCATAAGCTTGGTTTTTGTCGTTGTTGTAGTTGTGGATTTAGGTTATCATGGCCCAATGATAACTGATCTGATAGTAGGATGAATCTTTCTACTAATCTGGTTACTGAGGGGCACAGAAAATGATCACTTATCTGTGGGAAAATGTACTTGTACAAGAAAGCAATCCATATATGCACCTGCTACTAGAAttagaaatttcaaaatatattggaGGACAATCACAGTAATGTATTcatgttatttatttaaaaatgctATAATCATTCTATGATGTATGGTATCAGTTAGGTTAGGTGGTAGATTTGTAATTTAGCTGATCAGCTTTGATAGAAATGCAATTTTGCAAGGTTTTACTTTTTGGTTGTAAGATTGATACTAATACATCTACCATTTAGAGAGAGACATAGATAATTCATTATGATATTTTGCTGTTAAGATTCAAGCCGTAAACATATCACAATAGTATCAAAAGCATTGCTTGAATTTCAGGCATATAAACCTCTGACTTACTCTA containing:
- the LOC11431657 gene encoding uncharacterized protein translates to MLGHTDRLTEELISSNDQILADPVSEFGNDEEETCSEQIVYSTSFEELASSSIKYDTVIWLSISLLLVLAWGFGLLMLLYLPFRRYVLRKDLSSRRLYVTHTEVVYEVSRPSYIPFWGTITIERRLPLSLVIDIIIEQGCLQSIYGVHTFRVESIAHGKAAAIDQLQAQGISDPDLLRKVIITEASKISRDLGKSWNPMAPSIDVENMARMPAITEGPVVLRSPSRSHKMIGSPHSSSVERRIGGGLILNKLEEVNKSVKRLELLIAKSHPSLDAS